From the genome of Trypanosoma brucei brucei TREU927 chromosome 11 chr11_scaffold01 genomic scaffold, whole genome shotgun sequence:
TTATATGAATACGATCGATGCTGCTCTTGTAAGCATTCAGAATGGGCTAGcgcaggagaaaaaaggtcAACTTTCCGAAGCACATGAGTTACTTATTAATGGCGTGAGGGGACTCCGCAAAGCTGTTAAGGAGTTGACACTCGATAGTTCACGGCGATTACTACTTATCGAATATGACAAAGATGCGATGAGGCACATTCAGCGAATTTCTGAGGTTTTAAAGGGGTCAAAAAAACACGTGGCTGACACCCTTCTCCCAGCACCGTCTTCAACTCACTCGTATGTGTCGTCCCGTCCGCAAACCTCGGAACACCGCTCCGGTGAGGATGACGACTACCTAAGTTTTCTCAACACTGATGTGGGAAGTCCCGTGCATACAAGTTTATTTGCCCAACCTCCCTTCCACCAAGTCTACAAGGCGCCGGCAAAACCAACTGGAACCACTGGTCTGTCGGCGTCACCGCCACGAGTTCATCGCTCCGGAGAGGAGCCCGGGAGTCCTGCCGCGCAATCCCCAACGCAGGGTACTTCCGATATTGTTCTCAAAGCCATCGATGTTGCAACAGCGTTGCTGCAAAGGAGAGAGTTAAAACGAGCAGTAGACGTGTTGCAGCACGCCTACGACGTGGGTGTTCGGACCCGTATCAGACCTGGAAACTTTGAACGCGTGGAGGAACATCTGGTTCTCTTGAGGAGAGAATACTACAAGCACTTCAAACCCCGCTTTCTTCAGGACAATCCCGTACTGCCGGAAGAGATGGATGTTTTGCGAAAGTCCGGAATCACCACGACAATTGCACTCCCGATTTGGGATGACTTGAAAGAAGGATATGGGAGAGAGAACGTATTTATGCCGTGTGAGGGTCACTGGAATGACACCTTCACACCAGAACTTTCCTCTGTGCAGAAGTCCGCTGGTGCCAGGTATGTGTGTATCGGTGAAGCAAGGCGAGGTGTGGAGTTCTGCATCATACGCGCGGCGGATCCGTTGAACATCAAGCAGACAGTGGTGGGGGATTGCTCCATGGTCTGCAGTCTTATCATATGCGCCCTATATCAGCAGCGGTTCCCCAAGGCGAAGATAATTAGCAACGTCATCTTCCCACAGGATTCGGATGGTGTTCCGGTAGTGAACCCGAAGGGGAAGTATTGCGTCAAGATGCTTGTGAATGGTATCACTCGACTCATTACTGTGGACGACCGGTTCCCAGCAAACCCGCAAACGGGAGAAATGCTTTGCACGTATAGTCGCGACAAATCAGAGCTGTGGGTGTCAATTATGGAGAAAGCGTTCGTAAAAGTTTGCGGCGGAAGTTATGATTTTCCTGGCAGTAGCAGCAGTAGCGACCTCTACAAGCTCTCTGGTTGGCTTCCAGATAGTGTTGACTTCACTGTAAAGGACTTTGATAGGAATTTGCAGTGGTCAAGATTCTTCAACCGGTATGCAGATGGTTCTCTTCTCATTACGGTGAGTACACCCCCACTCTCCGAAGCTGAGGAAAGGAGACTTTTGCTCGCATCAGAACATGCGTACGCCGTTTTGGATATGAGAGAGATGTCAGGCGTGCGACTCGTACAATTAATGAACCCATGGAGCCGCCGTGCGTGGAGTGGTAAATTTTCCCTCAACGACAAGAGACCGGAAGTTGTCAAGGTTCTCACGCAGCTACAGTACGGCTCACCACAGGCTGATCAAGGCATTTTCTGGATTACGTGGGATGATCTTTGCACAAACTTTTCCCGGTGCTCGTTGAGCTGGAACCCGTATATGTTGTTCAAAACGCCGGATGGTATGTCGCAGCGGCC
Proteins encoded in this window:
- a CDS encoding calpain-like protein, putative → MRHIQRISEVLKGSKKHVADTLLPAPSSTHSYVSSRPQTSEHRSGEDDDYLSFLNTDVGSPVHTSLFAQPPFHQVYKAPAKPTGTTGLSASPPRVHRSGEEPGSPAAQSPTQGTSDIVLKAIDVATALLQRRELKRAVDVLQHAYDVGVRTRIRPGNFERVEEHLVLLRREYYKHFKPRFLQDNPVLPEEMDVLRKSGITTTIALPIWDDLKEGYGRENVFMPCEGHWNDTFTPELSSVQKSAGARYVCIGEARRGVEFCIIRAADPLNIKQTVVGDCSMVCSLIICALYQQRFPKAKIISNVIFPQDSDGVPVVNPKGKYCVKMLVNGITRLITVDDRFPANPQTGEMLCTYSRDKSELWVSIMEKAFVKVCGGSYDFPGSSSSSDLYKLSGWLPDSVDFTVKDFDRNLQWSRFFNRYADGSLLITVSTPPLSEAEERRLLLASEHAYAVLDMREMSGVRLVQLMNPWSRRAWSGKFSLNDKRPEVVKVLTQLQYGSPQADQGIFWITWDDLCTNFSRCSLSWNPYMLFKTPDGMSQRPTRLSCHSRFPYTTSMGQSPQFHIGVIDAPKPSRMHLVFSRHMTDPTAFGQQFDRDHPNVPYVSLKVYDVTRFPSIAQHLGARCSFGMCYCRRLAHGTELGVKIAPLSNPTYRNMAAYTLSFNCPAGTSDLLVVVSRLESAIKSEFSFSLTLHTEWPQVLLQESAQRCWGVYIHAIPRSSLRHCTVTHGKWVKGVSCGGRSFLQTFVYNPQYLLTLARASMVSVRLCVSDQNNDDSDKSVQVHLLQKRQDPGVGQVKWAARVGSTNECSLHLCAPLFAHGGVVVDTSLRSCFAPESVHYPVPQSHQLQSEQQLQQSQWTKKALSTSDGPLPPLPAGDYTIVVAQWEKGIPAAFELTVETTEPHQLREIVPEGVGWVETAVRGKLQGGITGVTRSIMLRTDSYITSNSKVSIVTTSAGVLTARLLLLMAPAEEKEENEASCISTNLTVFRSVDATSLQRVATSGPYRRCGVSLEPLKVDMNATYIIVVSSYTPSREEYVLRIYSNTPLKAEVL